From a region of the Eretmochelys imbricata isolate rEreImb1 chromosome 6, rEreImb1.hap1, whole genome shotgun sequence genome:
- the CYP46A1 gene encoding cholesterol 24-hydroxylase isoform X1: MEGLGALLLLLLSLCLLAFGLYCCYVRAIHAKYDHIPGAPRASFLLGHLPIVWRMLKKNELALDLFIQWAEEYGPIVRFNAFHRVSLMVLSPEGVKEFLMIPQYPKDGITYGKLYALFGVRFLGNGLVTDLNHDHWYKQRRIMDPAFSRTYLIGLMETFNEKVEELMEKLEEKADGKTELDIMSMMSRVTLDVLAKVAFGIELNTLQDDQTPFPHAVSMVMKGMNEIRVPFVQYMPGKQKLIKEVRESVRLLRRVGKECIEQRQEAIQNGEEVPQDILTQILKGDAAQEETRDDETILDNFVTFFIAGHETTANQLSFTIMELGRQPEILERLHAEVDEVIGAKRDIDYEDLGKLEYLSQVLKESLRLYPPVSGTIRWTGKENVIEGIRIPANTTLFFSTYVMGRLEKFFKDPLTFNPERFSKDAPKPYFTYFPFSLGPRSCIGQIFSQMEAKVVMAKLLQRFEFQLVPGQSFTIMDTGTFRPKDGVVCILKPRIITKGSQK; the protein is encoded by the exons atggaggggctgggggccctgctGCTCCTCTTGCTCTCGCTTTGCCTCCTGGCCTTCGGACTTTACTGCTGCTACGTGCGAGCCATCCACGCGAAGTACGATCACATCCCCGGCGCCCCGAGAGCGAG CTTTTTACTGGGACACCTGCCAATCGTCTGGAGGATGCTAAAGAAAAATGAGCTGGCACTTGATCTCTTCATACAATG GGCAGAGGAGTATGGCCCCATTGTGCGTTTTAATGCTTTTCACAGAGTCTCGCTAATGGTTCTAAGTCCAGAAGGAGTAAAG GAGTTCCTGATGATACCACAGTACCCGAAGGATGGAATAACATATGGCAAACTCTATGCTCTATTTGGCGTGAG ATTTTTAGGGAATGGCTTAGTGACTGATCTTAACCATGATCACTGGTACAAGCAACGGAGAATTATGGATCCAGCTTTCAGCCGAAC CTACCTGATTGGTTTGATGGAAACCTTTAATGAAAAAGTAGAGGAGCTGATGGAGAAGCTAGAGGAAAaagcagatggaaaaactgaactGGACATCATGAGCATGATGAGCCGAGTGACTCTGGATGTTCTTGCAAAG GTGGCCTTTGGCATAGAATTAAACACGCTGCAGGATGATCAGACACCTTTCCCACATGCCGTGTCCATGGTCATGAAAGGAATGAACGAGATACGTGTCCCATTTGTGCAG TACATGCCAGGAAAACAAAAATTGATAAAGGAGGTCCGGGAAAGTGTGAGACTGCTGCGCCGTGTAGGAAAGGAATGCATTGAGCAGAGGCAAGAGGCCATCCAGAATGGGGAGGAAGTCCCACAAGATATTCTTACACAGATCCTGAAAGGGGATG CAGCTCAGGAGGAGACTAGAGATGATGAAACTATTCTGGATAACTTTGTCACTTTCTTCATTGCTG GTCATGAGACAACTGCTAATCAGTTATCATTTACAATAATGGAACTGGGACGGCAACCTGAAATACTAGAAAG ACTTCATGCTGAAGTGGATGAGGTTATTGGAGCCAAGAGGGACATTGACTATGAAGATCTTGGGAAGCTGGAGTACTTGTCACAG GTTCTCAAAGAATCCCTCCGATTATACCCTCCTGTTTCAGGGACCATACGTTGGACAGGAAAGGAAAATGTCATTGAAGGCATCAGAATTCCAGCAAACACTACTCTCTTT TTCAGCACATATGTCATGGGAAGGCTGGAAAAGTTTTTCAAGGACCCACTGACCTTTAATCCTGAACGATTTAGCAAAGATGCACCAAA gCCATATTTTAcctattttccattttctttggGACCCCGTTCCTGTATTGGACAGATATTTTCACAG ATGGAGGCTAAAGTGGTGATGGCAAAACTGCTTCAGAGGTTTGAATTTCAGCTGGTGCCAGGGCAGAGCTTTACAATTATGGATACAGGAACCTTTAGACCAAAAGACGGCGTAGTGTGCATATTGAAACCACGGATCATTACAAAAGGGTCCCAAAAataa
- the CYP46A1 gene encoding cholesterol 24-hydroxylase isoform X2: MEGLGALLLLLLSLCLLAFGLYCCYVRAIHAKYDHIPGAPRASFLLGHLPIVWRMLKKNELALDLFIQWAEEYGPIVRFNAFHRVSLMVLSPEGVKEFLMIPQYPKDGITYGKLYALFGVRFLGNGLVTDLNHDHWYKQRRIMDPAFSRTYLIGLMETFNEKVEELMEKLEEKADGKTELDIMSMMSRVTLDVLAKVAFGIELNTLQDDQTPFPHAVSMVMKGMNEIRVPFVQYMPGKQKLIKEVRESVRLLRRVGKECIEQRQEAIQNGEEVPQDILTQILKGDAQEETRDDETILDNFVTFFIAGHETTANQLSFTIMELGRQPEILERLHAEVDEVIGAKRDIDYEDLGKLEYLSQVLKESLRLYPPVSGTIRWTGKENVIEGIRIPANTTLFFSTYVMGRLEKFFKDPLTFNPERFSKDAPKPYFTYFPFSLGPRSCIGQIFSQMEAKVVMAKLLQRFEFQLVPGQSFTIMDTGTFRPKDGVVCILKPRIITKGSQK; the protein is encoded by the exons atggaggggctgggggccctgctGCTCCTCTTGCTCTCGCTTTGCCTCCTGGCCTTCGGACTTTACTGCTGCTACGTGCGAGCCATCCACGCGAAGTACGATCACATCCCCGGCGCCCCGAGAGCGAG CTTTTTACTGGGACACCTGCCAATCGTCTGGAGGATGCTAAAGAAAAATGAGCTGGCACTTGATCTCTTCATACAATG GGCAGAGGAGTATGGCCCCATTGTGCGTTTTAATGCTTTTCACAGAGTCTCGCTAATGGTTCTAAGTCCAGAAGGAGTAAAG GAGTTCCTGATGATACCACAGTACCCGAAGGATGGAATAACATATGGCAAACTCTATGCTCTATTTGGCGTGAG ATTTTTAGGGAATGGCTTAGTGACTGATCTTAACCATGATCACTGGTACAAGCAACGGAGAATTATGGATCCAGCTTTCAGCCGAAC CTACCTGATTGGTTTGATGGAAACCTTTAATGAAAAAGTAGAGGAGCTGATGGAGAAGCTAGAGGAAAaagcagatggaaaaactgaactGGACATCATGAGCATGATGAGCCGAGTGACTCTGGATGTTCTTGCAAAG GTGGCCTTTGGCATAGAATTAAACACGCTGCAGGATGATCAGACACCTTTCCCACATGCCGTGTCCATGGTCATGAAAGGAATGAACGAGATACGTGTCCCATTTGTGCAG TACATGCCAGGAAAACAAAAATTGATAAAGGAGGTCCGGGAAAGTGTGAGACTGCTGCGCCGTGTAGGAAAGGAATGCATTGAGCAGAGGCAAGAGGCCATCCAGAATGGGGAGGAAGTCCCACAAGATATTCTTACACAGATCCTGAAAGGGGATG CTCAGGAGGAGACTAGAGATGATGAAACTATTCTGGATAACTTTGTCACTTTCTTCATTGCTG GTCATGAGACAACTGCTAATCAGTTATCATTTACAATAATGGAACTGGGACGGCAACCTGAAATACTAGAAAG ACTTCATGCTGAAGTGGATGAGGTTATTGGAGCCAAGAGGGACATTGACTATGAAGATCTTGGGAAGCTGGAGTACTTGTCACAG GTTCTCAAAGAATCCCTCCGATTATACCCTCCTGTTTCAGGGACCATACGTTGGACAGGAAAGGAAAATGTCATTGAAGGCATCAGAATTCCAGCAAACACTACTCTCTTT TTCAGCACATATGTCATGGGAAGGCTGGAAAAGTTTTTCAAGGACCCACTGACCTTTAATCCTGAACGATTTAGCAAAGATGCACCAAA gCCATATTTTAcctattttccattttctttggGACCCCGTTCCTGTATTGGACAGATATTTTCACAG ATGGAGGCTAAAGTGGTGATGGCAAAACTGCTTCAGAGGTTTGAATTTCAGCTGGTGCCAGGGCAGAGCTTTACAATTATGGATACAGGAACCTTTAGACCAAAAGACGGCGTAGTGTGCATATTGAAACCACGGATCATTACAAAAGGGTCCCAAAAataa
- the CYP46A1 gene encoding cholesterol 24-hydroxylase isoform X3, with protein MRSGFLLLCWRSFLLGHLPIVWRMLKKNELALDLFIQWAEEYGPIVRFNAFHRVSLMVLSPEGVKEFLMIPQYPKDGITYGKLYALFGVRFLGNGLVTDLNHDHWYKQRRIMDPAFSRTYLIGLMETFNEKVEELMEKLEEKADGKTELDIMSMMSRVTLDVLAKVAFGIELNTLQDDQTPFPHAVSMVMKGMNEIRVPFVQYMPGKQKLIKEVRESVRLLRRVGKECIEQRQEAIQNGEEVPQDILTQILKGDAAQEETRDDETILDNFVTFFIAGHETTANQLSFTIMELGRQPEILERLHAEVDEVIGAKRDIDYEDLGKLEYLSQVLKESLRLYPPVSGTIRWTGKENVIEGIRIPANTTLFFSTYVMGRLEKFFKDPLTFNPERFSKDAPKPYFTYFPFSLGPRSCIGQIFSQMEAKVVMAKLLQRFEFQLVPGQSFTIMDTGTFRPKDGVVCILKPRIITKGSQK; from the exons atgaggtCAGGATTTCTCCTTTTATGCTGGAGGAG CTTTTTACTGGGACACCTGCCAATCGTCTGGAGGATGCTAAAGAAAAATGAGCTGGCACTTGATCTCTTCATACAATG GGCAGAGGAGTATGGCCCCATTGTGCGTTTTAATGCTTTTCACAGAGTCTCGCTAATGGTTCTAAGTCCAGAAGGAGTAAAG GAGTTCCTGATGATACCACAGTACCCGAAGGATGGAATAACATATGGCAAACTCTATGCTCTATTTGGCGTGAG ATTTTTAGGGAATGGCTTAGTGACTGATCTTAACCATGATCACTGGTACAAGCAACGGAGAATTATGGATCCAGCTTTCAGCCGAAC CTACCTGATTGGTTTGATGGAAACCTTTAATGAAAAAGTAGAGGAGCTGATGGAGAAGCTAGAGGAAAaagcagatggaaaaactgaactGGACATCATGAGCATGATGAGCCGAGTGACTCTGGATGTTCTTGCAAAG GTGGCCTTTGGCATAGAATTAAACACGCTGCAGGATGATCAGACACCTTTCCCACATGCCGTGTCCATGGTCATGAAAGGAATGAACGAGATACGTGTCCCATTTGTGCAG TACATGCCAGGAAAACAAAAATTGATAAAGGAGGTCCGGGAAAGTGTGAGACTGCTGCGCCGTGTAGGAAAGGAATGCATTGAGCAGAGGCAAGAGGCCATCCAGAATGGGGAGGAAGTCCCACAAGATATTCTTACACAGATCCTGAAAGGGGATG CAGCTCAGGAGGAGACTAGAGATGATGAAACTATTCTGGATAACTTTGTCACTTTCTTCATTGCTG GTCATGAGACAACTGCTAATCAGTTATCATTTACAATAATGGAACTGGGACGGCAACCTGAAATACTAGAAAG ACTTCATGCTGAAGTGGATGAGGTTATTGGAGCCAAGAGGGACATTGACTATGAAGATCTTGGGAAGCTGGAGTACTTGTCACAG GTTCTCAAAGAATCCCTCCGATTATACCCTCCTGTTTCAGGGACCATACGTTGGACAGGAAAGGAAAATGTCATTGAAGGCATCAGAATTCCAGCAAACACTACTCTCTTT TTCAGCACATATGTCATGGGAAGGCTGGAAAAGTTTTTCAAGGACCCACTGACCTTTAATCCTGAACGATTTAGCAAAGATGCACCAAA gCCATATTTTAcctattttccattttctttggGACCCCGTTCCTGTATTGGACAGATATTTTCACAG ATGGAGGCTAAAGTGGTGATGGCAAAACTGCTTCAGAGGTTTGAATTTCAGCTGGTGCCAGGGCAGAGCTTTACAATTATGGATACAGGAACCTTTAGACCAAAAGACGGCGTAGTGTGCATATTGAAACCACGGATCATTACAAAAGGGTCCCAAAAataa
- the CYP46A1 gene encoding cholesterol 24-hydroxylase isoform X4 produces the protein MLKKNELALDLFIQWAEEYGPIVRFNAFHRVSLMVLSPEGVKEFLMIPQYPKDGITYGKLYALFGVRFLGNGLVTDLNHDHWYKQRRIMDPAFSRTYLIGLMETFNEKVEELMEKLEEKADGKTELDIMSMMSRVTLDVLAKVAFGIELNTLQDDQTPFPHAVSMVMKGMNEIRVPFVQYMPGKQKLIKEVRESVRLLRRVGKECIEQRQEAIQNGEEVPQDILTQILKGDAAQEETRDDETILDNFVTFFIAGHETTANQLSFTIMELGRQPEILERLHAEVDEVIGAKRDIDYEDLGKLEYLSQVLKESLRLYPPVSGTIRWTGKENVIEGIRIPANTTLFFSTYVMGRLEKFFKDPLTFNPERFSKDAPKPYFTYFPFSLGPRSCIGQIFSQMEAKVVMAKLLQRFEFQLVPGQSFTIMDTGTFRPKDGVVCILKPRIITKGSQK, from the exons ATGCTAAAGAAAAATGAGCTGGCACTTGATCTCTTCATACAATG GGCAGAGGAGTATGGCCCCATTGTGCGTTTTAATGCTTTTCACAGAGTCTCGCTAATGGTTCTAAGTCCAGAAGGAGTAAAG GAGTTCCTGATGATACCACAGTACCCGAAGGATGGAATAACATATGGCAAACTCTATGCTCTATTTGGCGTGAG ATTTTTAGGGAATGGCTTAGTGACTGATCTTAACCATGATCACTGGTACAAGCAACGGAGAATTATGGATCCAGCTTTCAGCCGAAC CTACCTGATTGGTTTGATGGAAACCTTTAATGAAAAAGTAGAGGAGCTGATGGAGAAGCTAGAGGAAAaagcagatggaaaaactgaactGGACATCATGAGCATGATGAGCCGAGTGACTCTGGATGTTCTTGCAAAG GTGGCCTTTGGCATAGAATTAAACACGCTGCAGGATGATCAGACACCTTTCCCACATGCCGTGTCCATGGTCATGAAAGGAATGAACGAGATACGTGTCCCATTTGTGCAG TACATGCCAGGAAAACAAAAATTGATAAAGGAGGTCCGGGAAAGTGTGAGACTGCTGCGCCGTGTAGGAAAGGAATGCATTGAGCAGAGGCAAGAGGCCATCCAGAATGGGGAGGAAGTCCCACAAGATATTCTTACACAGATCCTGAAAGGGGATG CAGCTCAGGAGGAGACTAGAGATGATGAAACTATTCTGGATAACTTTGTCACTTTCTTCATTGCTG GTCATGAGACAACTGCTAATCAGTTATCATTTACAATAATGGAACTGGGACGGCAACCTGAAATACTAGAAAG ACTTCATGCTGAAGTGGATGAGGTTATTGGAGCCAAGAGGGACATTGACTATGAAGATCTTGGGAAGCTGGAGTACTTGTCACAG GTTCTCAAAGAATCCCTCCGATTATACCCTCCTGTTTCAGGGACCATACGTTGGACAGGAAAGGAAAATGTCATTGAAGGCATCAGAATTCCAGCAAACACTACTCTCTTT TTCAGCACATATGTCATGGGAAGGCTGGAAAAGTTTTTCAAGGACCCACTGACCTTTAATCCTGAACGATTTAGCAAAGATGCACCAAA gCCATATTTTAcctattttccattttctttggGACCCCGTTCCTGTATTGGACAGATATTTTCACAG ATGGAGGCTAAAGTGGTGATGGCAAAACTGCTTCAGAGGTTTGAATTTCAGCTGGTGCCAGGGCAGAGCTTTACAATTATGGATACAGGAACCTTTAGACCAAAAGACGGCGTAGTGTGCATATTGAAACCACGGATCATTACAAAAGGGTCCCAAAAataa